A genome region from Nicotiana tabacum cultivar K326 chromosome 13, ASM71507v2, whole genome shotgun sequence includes the following:
- the LOC107798373 gene encoding cytochrome P450 71AU50-like isoform X1 — MASLWLAIALIVLFFLLQELMRKKKKLPPGPRGFPILGNLHMVSDNLHQDLYKIAKKYGPILTIRFGLVPVIVASSPHVAEQFLKNHDSTFASRPYHEVSQYIFYERRNLVSAKYGPYWRNMRKLCTLQLLSNAKIHQFQPMRKQEVGILVNFLRHAASEGTVIDLSAKVASLSANMSCLMIFGKKYMDEDLGEKGFKALIQDILHMAALPNIAEFFPFLRVLDLQGFARRMKELAQLFDGFLERVIDEHVQSTEQKQAKDMVDTLMSIMQSKKAEFEFDRRHVKAVLLDLLIASTDTSSTTIEWILTELLRHPDVMKKL, encoded by the exons ATGGCTTCTCTCTGGCTAGCTATTGCATTAATTGTCCTGttttttcttcttcaagaattaatgcGAAAAAAGAAGAAACTTCCACCAGGGCCAAGAGGGTTTCCAATTCTTGGAAATCTACACATGGTAAGCGATAATCTTCACCAAGATCTTTACAAAATAGCCAAGAAATATGGCCCTATACTGACTATCCGCTTTGGTCTTGTACCTGTCATTGTTGCTTCCTCTCCTCATGTTGCAGAACAATTCTTGAAAAACCACGATTCGACTTTTGCCAGCAGACCGTACCATGAAGTTTCTCAGTACATCTTTTATGAACGGAGGAATCTTGTCTCAGCCAAATACGGACCATATTGGAGAAACATGCGCAAATTGTGCACTCTGCAATTGCTAAGCAACGCCAAGATCCATCAATTTCAGCCTATGAGGAAACAAGAAGTTGGAATTCTTGTGAATTTCCTCAGACACGCGGCGTCTGAAGGCACTGTGATTGATCTTAGTGCTAAAGTTGCATCTCTTAGCGCGAACATGTCTTGCCtaatgatatttgggaagaagtaCATGGACGAGGATCTTGGCGAAAAGGGCTTCAAAGCTTTGATTCAAGATATACTTCACATGGCAGCATTGCCAAATATTGCCGAATTCTTTCCATTCCTTCGTGTTCTTGATCTCCAGGGGTTTGCTCGTCGTATGAAGGAATTAGCTCAGCTTTTTGATGGGTTCTTAGAGAGGGTTATCGACGAGCATGTTCAATCCACTGAGCAGAAGCAAGCAAAAGACATGGTTGATACACTGATGAGTATTATGCAATCTAAAAAAGCTGAATTCGAGTTTGATCGTCGACATGTCAAGGCTGTTTTGCTG GACTTGCTGATAGCATCTACGGATACTTCATCAACAACAATTGAATGGATTTTAACAGAACTTTTAAGGCACCCTGATGTGATGAAAAAACTTTAG
- the LOC107798373 gene encoding cytochrome P450 71AU50-like isoform X2, giving the protein MRKLCTLQLLSNAKIHQFQPMRKQEVGILVNFLRHAASEGTVIDLSAKVASLSANMSCLMIFGKKYMDEDLGEKGFKALIQDILHMAALPNIAEFFPFLRVLDLQGFARRMKELAQLFDGFLERVIDEHVQSTEQKQAKDMVDTLMSIMQSKKAEFEFDRRHVKAVLLDLLIASTDTSSTTIEWILTELLRHPDVMKKL; this is encoded by the exons ATGCGCAAATTGTGCACTCTGCAATTGCTAAGCAACGCCAAGATCCATCAATTTCAGCCTATGAGGAAACAAGAAGTTGGAATTCTTGTGAATTTCCTCAGACACGCGGCGTCTGAAGGCACTGTGATTGATCTTAGTGCTAAAGTTGCATCTCTTAGCGCGAACATGTCTTGCCtaatgatatttgggaagaagtaCATGGACGAGGATCTTGGCGAAAAGGGCTTCAAAGCTTTGATTCAAGATATACTTCACATGGCAGCATTGCCAAATATTGCCGAATTCTTTCCATTCCTTCGTGTTCTTGATCTCCAGGGGTTTGCTCGTCGTATGAAGGAATTAGCTCAGCTTTTTGATGGGTTCTTAGAGAGGGTTATCGACGAGCATGTTCAATCCACTGAGCAGAAGCAAGCAAAAGACATGGTTGATACACTGATGAGTATTATGCAATCTAAAAAAGCTGAATTCGAGTTTGATCGTCGACATGTCAAGGCTGTTTTGCTG GACTTGCTGATAGCATCTACGGATACTTCATCAACAACAATTGAATGGATTTTAACAGAACTTTTAAGGCACCCTGATGTGATGAAAAAACTTTAG
- the LOC107798368 gene encoding cytochrome P450 71AU50-like: MVEELDFENLQYLDMVIKESCRLHPVAPLLIPHESIEDCVIDGFHIPKGSRLLVNVWAIGRDSDTWLEPEKFKPERFQGSNIDLGGQNFQLLPFGSGRRSCPGLQLGLTIVRLVVAQLIHCFDWELPNGMLPEHIDMTEKFGLVTARAQHLMAIPTYRLHMK, from the coding sequence ATGGTGGAAGAATTAGACTTTGAAAACCTACAATATTTGGATATGGTCATAAAAGAAAGTTGTAGGCTCCATCCAGTTGCTCCATTACTTATTCCTCATGAGTCCATTGAGGATTGCGTAATTGATGGTTTTCATATACCTAAAGGATCTCGACTTTTGGTCAATGTTTGGGCAATAGGGAGAGATTCGGACACTTGGCTTGAGCCAGAAAAGTTCAAACCTGAGAGGTTTCAAGGAAGCAACATTGATCTTGGAGgacaaaattttcaacttttaccATTTGGCTCTGGCAGAAGAAGCTGCCCTGGTTTGCAGCTTGGACTTACCATCGTTCGTTTGGTGGTTGCACAATTGATTCACTGCTTTGATTGGGAGCTACCAAATGGCATGCTGCCAGAACATATTGACATGACTGAAAAATTTGGTTTAGTAACAGCTAGAGCTCAGCATCTAATGGCAATTCCTACTTATCGACTGCATATGAAGTAA
- the LOC107798372 gene encoding cytochrome P450 71AU50 has translation MASLWLALAVVVLFFLLLQELQKKFSKKKKKLPPGPRGLPLLGNLHMVGENLHQDLHKIAKKYGPIMTIRFGLVPVIVASSPHAAEQFLKNHDLVFASRPYNEVPQHIFYERRNLVSAKYGPYWRNMRKLCTLQLLSNAKIHQFQPMRKQELGILVNFLKHAASEGTVIDLSAKVASLSANMSCLMIFGKKYMDEDLGDKGFKALIQDILHIAALPNFAEFFPFLRVLDLQGFARRMKELAKLFDEFLERVIDEHVQSTEQKQAKDMVDTLMSIMQSKEAEFEFDRRHIKAILLDLLIASMDTSSTTIEWTLTELLRHPEVMKKLQNELEQVVGRNRMVEESDLESLEYLDMVIKEGCRLHPVAPLLLPHESIEDCTVDGFHLPKGSRLLLNVWAIGRDSDTWIEPEKFKPERFQGSNVDLRGRNYELLPFGSGRRGCPGLQLGLTIVRLVVAQLVHCFDWELPNGMLPKDIDMTEKFGLVTARAQHLMAIPTYRLHIK, from the exons ATGGCTTCTCTTTGGCTAGCTCTTGCAGTAGTTGTcctgttttttcttcttcttcaagaactgCAGAAGAAGTTcagtaagaagaaaaagaaacttccACCAGGGCCAAGAGGGCTTCCACTTCTTGGAAATCTACACATGGTAGGCGAGAATCTTCACCAAGATCTTCACAAAATAGCCAAGAAATATGGCCCAATAATGACTATCCGCTTTGGTCTTGTACCTGTCATTGTTGCTTCCTCTCCTCATGCTGCAGAACAATTCTTGAAGAATCATGATTTGGTTTTTGCCAGCAGACCGTATAATGAAGTTCCTCAGCATATTTTCTATGAACGGAGGAATCTGGTATCAGCCAAGTACGGACCATATTGGAGAAACATGCGCAAATTGTGCACTCTGCAATTGCTAAGCAATGCCAAGATCCATCAATTTCAGCCTATGAGGAAACAAGAACTCGGAATTCTTGTGAATTTCCTCAAACATGCGGCGTCTGAAGGCACTGTGATTGATCTTAGTGCTAAAGTTGCATCTCTTAGCGCGAACATGTCTTGTctgatgatatttgggaagaagtaCATGGACGAGGATCTTGGCGATAAGGGTTTCAAAGCTCTGATTCAAGATATACTGCACATAGCAGCATTGCCAAATTTTGCTGAATTCTTTCCCTTTCTTCGTGTTCTTGATCTCCAGGGATTTGCTCGTCGTATGAAGGAATTAGCTAAGCTTTTTGATGAGTTCCTGGAGAGAGTTATTGATGAACATGTTCAATCCACTGAGCAGAAGCAAGCAAAAGACATGGTTGATACACTGATGAGTATTATGCAATCTAAAGAAGCTGAATTCGAGTTTGATCGTCGACATATCAAAGCTATTTTGCTG GACTTGCTGATAGCTTCAATGGATACTTCATCAACAACAATCGAATGGACTCTAACGGAACTTTTAAGGCATCCTGAAGTGATGAAAAAGCTCCAGAATGAGTTGGAACAAGTAGTTGGTAGAAACAGGATGGTGGAAGAATCAGATTTAGAAAGTCTGGAGTATTTGGATATGGTCATAAAAGAAGGTTGTAGGCTCCATCCAGTTGCACCATTATTGCTTCCTCATGAGTCTATTGAAGATTGCACGGTTGATGGTTTTCATTTACCTAAAGGATCCCGACTTTTGCTTAATGTTTGGGCAATCGGGAGAGATTCAGACACTTGGATTGAGCCAGAAAAGTTCAAACCTGAGAGGTTTCAAGGAAGCAATGTTGATCTCCGAGGACGAAATTATGAACTTTTACCATTTGGCTCTGGGAGAAGAGGCTGCCCTGGTTTACAGCTCGGGCTTACCATCGTTCGTTTGGTGGTTGCACAATTGGTTCACTGCTTTGATTGGGAGCTACCAAATGGCATGCTGCCAAAAGATATTGACATGACTGAAAAATTTGGATTAGTAACAGCTAGAGCTCAACATCTAATGGCGATTCCTACTTATCGATTGCATATAAAGTAA